CGCACGATCTCCCACGCAGCGGCGATGACTCTGGCGGGTCTCGTACATTTCAAGTACGAGGCGGAGGCCTGCGCCACGATTTTCTGGCGCTTGCGCGGCCTCCGCCAGGCTGGAGAAGACCCGCCAGAGCGGGCGGTCGAGCGGGAATGGAGGTGCCAGACCCGACAGGATGCCCTGGACCGGTGGCGTCGCGAGATAATCGCGAGTGGCGCCGCCGGCCAGCGAGcggtcggggcggtcctgcccgtcatcaagaaatggcgggaccgcggcttTGGTCGGATCACCTtccggaccacacaggtgctcaccgggcaTGGTTGCTTTGGTGACTTCCTGTGCCGGATTCGTAGCGCGGCGACGGCTatatgccatcactgcgggacGGGGCGGGACTCCGCGCAACACAcactggagcactgtccagtgtttgcgcgggcccgtcacgccctgcagtGCGAGTTGGGGgtggatctctcgccggcgagcgtggtaagaaatatgctcgccggcgaggatCAGTGGAGGGCGATGACCTCCTTCTGTGACGAGGTCATCGCCTTGAAGGAGGAGACGGCGCCGTTGGAGGAGGCCCCCAGACGGCACAGTGAGCTGAGGAGgacggggcggtgggccttgaTAATCCTGCCCACCGCCCCTAACAAGATGAGGGGGGGGGGCTTCGGCTTCCCCCCCAAAGTAGATGTAGTGGGGGGGGCTTCGGCTCCTCCCCAAGGCAGATGTAGTGGGGGGAGGCTCCGGCCTCCCCCAGGGGGAGGCTCCGGCCTCCCCCAGGGGGATTGGATGGGGGAGGGACTTGGCCTCTCCCCCCATCACAGATCTAGCGGCTCCCATTTGGAGTCGCTGGGCCGCAGGttgccggggctggggccccggtcgccattgcacgcggcccgaggagtggccggcgtcgggtgtggcccctgACGTTGGTGGAGCAGGCACTTAGGGGGAGGGTCAAAGGTTAGATCCTCCCCCGCGATGGGGCGCTATGCGCCAAGGGTGGGGGGGTCCCGGTGTTGTCCGttagaggtcccggggcccttacCACAGCCCTGTGCAGGTcaccgtggtggttttagccggtaaaaatccggcactacccccggctcctccccaggggggctgggggcgtctttcgaagatttcctccacgtaaaaaaaaaaaaggttaggttaggttggattcccgctcgacgcgtcgaggagagcggacgtgtttcgtggtcgctccgtggtcaGATTtacaacgcggtggatagcggcttagatattcgcgttttttgttaaaattgtatttattgtttgttcggaagtgctattgtgtcgttttttgattaaatagtgtattaatttattaataatcattgaaaacgtggtgtgcgtgttacgcgacatttcgacgtcgtgttttcggtgttcggggtgataattataaacattagacattatttaaggataattctGATTAATTGTGAACGTTCCgtagtgaaattccgcgttttttgagACTTTTTATGATTAATTTGGTTAACGAAAGCATGCAAGAGCTGACAGGTTCTCAAGATGGCCGCCGTAGTTGAAGACGAACAGACGGTTGCATGCGCGGCCAGGGCCTTGGATAGAAGAGGACAGACGATGTGAAATTAGGTCAACGGTTTGGTGACGTATTAGTTTTTTCCTTTATtgcgttttatttcattttgttttacattGTTTTTCATTGATTGCGTCGATTTATCAAGTGATTGTGTGAAAGTGCAACGATattttttcgatattttcgatagttttcgatattttattattattagtgttaatttactttattattactatttggCTGCATACGTCTGATTGGCACGTTATCCcgatgtattattaattatttctttatttattaacacatTCGATTGTTCGATTATTCGATCAATCGATTGTTCTATTATCCGGTGTTTATTCGGTGTTTGCTCGCGGTATAgtcttttcatttcatttatttatccatttacccatttattcatttaatttctaGTCATTTTAACGGGTTTATTCtacatctattttattttcatattattttcatgtttCGTCTTATTATTGCATTGTTCATGGTGTTCTACATCTATTTTACGTTTCTTCGCCGGTCAGattatatattcatatttcattctgttttgtgccatttgtttcatttatttatttactaaaGTACGATGGGGTGATGTGCCTTGTTGATTTATGCAACTCGCGTAATATTGTTATTGCTTATTATCGTATTTCTATTTTGTCTCATTGAAGtgaagtttattttatttattatttatttattcgcaaCGCTATAATTGTATAATGTGCTTAATAAATCTGCGCAATCTATGCCTTGTTACGTTATTTCATTGTTCAATTCATTTATCGTTCCATTGTTTTATGTATTTACCGTTGTTGTTCTTTTACTTTGTTTTGTGAATCTCATCGGTTAATTATCAATGGTTTATATCAGTGTATAAGGTGTGTTTATGGTTTGCATGACTTGCATTGCTGTTTCGTTGATTAGATTAGTTCAAGTTCATTTTCTGTCATATTTCAttgtcattttcttttattttcatttcattttatatttgtgACGATGCAGCAGTGTAATATgcttaaataaatgaattggaCAATTCGGGTTGtgttattaactgttttcTTGTAGTTTCAGTTTTGTTTTTAGTTTTGTTACAGTTTCAGTATGattgttttaataattgttttaatGGTGCTGTGCGAGGAGTGATTGATTGCTTTTGTGCTCTTGGTGTAGTTTATTGTGTAATATTCGTTGGGTGGTGGGTGTTCATTTACTtactttcctttcctttacttataattgtattacattaatgCATTAATGCTTTCTTGCTTCATTCACGCCTTCTTTCCTTATTTCCTTAATCTTCAATCTTCAATCTTCAATTTCTGTAATCGTTACATTCATTCTTTACTCAGTCATTTTggtcaattaaagttagtgaatatgatttattttatttattttattttattctatcttaGTTTTGCTCTCTCTATGATAATGGGTGGTTTTGTCCATTCAAATGCGTTGATTGATTGTGCGTTTGTTATAATCTTACAATTTAAGTAtccttattatttatttacttatatatttatgtattctAGTCTATACATTGGTATAGTGTTTATTGAACTGCGTAGTTTATAACTAATCTGGTTTAATTGTCGCCTTAATTACTCTATTTTGAAACGTCATTCAATAATTAGTTCTATTCGCATTTGCATTGACATAAGCATTTATCATTCaccatttatcatttataatttataacttAACTTATAATCTACCTTGCTGAGGAAATAGGGTGTTGtagttaataaattttatggttatattttattgaattcatttcttgtattttgtattctatttagtatatttcatttgttttacattatattacattacattactttacattcattacattatttacattatattgGTTACGGTCttcactttatactttatgCCTTATTATTTACCCTATAATTTACCTCATTCTTCTTTGATATCTTTAATTGATTACTTCACTGTTCAGTCGTTCATTCTTCCATTCTATCATTGTTCATTCGTTCTGATCCATTCCTGCTTCTTGTTTTCAATCACGCCTtaccttctttattttccttaatcTTTAACTTTCTTAATGGTTCcatacattcattcattcattattcattcactcattcattctgatcaattaaagttaatgaatatgatttattttacttttatttttactttagTTTTGCTCGCTCTGTGATGATGGGTGGTTCTGTCAATTCAAATGCTTTGATTGTGCGTGGTTTTATTATAATCTTGTTATTTAAGTatccttatttatttactcatttatttaattatttattcagtcTATATACTGGTGCAGTGTTTATTGAACTGCGtactttatatttgatttgattatTGTCGCTTCAGTTATTTTATTATGATACAACATTCAATAGTAAGTCctatttgcatttgcattgacatAATTATTCATCGTTTATCATTTgccatttataatttataatttaacttatCGGCTATTCTGGTAAGGAAATGGAGTATCGTGGCTAATAATCTGTTCGgttgtatattttattgagttcacttcttgtattttgtattttgtattttattttagtataattcattttgttttacattatattacgtgacattacattatttacgTTATTTACATTATGTTGGTTACTACCTTCACTTTATACTTATGACTTATGACTATTTACCTTATTTAACTCATTCTTTGGTATCTTTAATTGATCACTTCATTCAGttgttcattctttcattctgtCACTGTTCATTCAAtctgaattgaattgaattaaagcaATTGTTATGATTTAGTCTATTTTAACTCATGATGGTGCAAAAGTtctgtagattgtattaatatatttatgatttgTTTCCATACGGTTATTcgttattctttattctatattctatattttaatatacttatatttatatatttaatttatttttgccacATTATCACTGTTATcgctatttattttatttcgttaTCACTTCTTGATTTGGTTCTTGATTTGCCTGTGCATTCTTGATATTCATTGGACATTTTGATACTcttttgatattctttaattcaatttatccaCGACGTCTCTCTCTGGTCATAATGTTGCTCTTCCATGACGATAGgctgtttctgtaaatttaaatttaatattcatgcCACCAGTATTGGTTATTTCTGTTGTTTTATAGTATGTTGCAACTACCTTaccttgtttcctttcttttcttcttcttttttccttttcagttGCAATTCAGCTCTCTTATTTGATATTTGTCCCTTTAATGAGTCCTTGCATGCTGGTCTTGACACTGCTTTGACACATTGGGGTTgtgtttctgtaaataattgtcaTTTGTCATTCATTATCTCATCCctgaattttacttttcaatgGTCTATTCAACTTTAACTTGTACTTGCTGGTATTCTATtgtttctctcttccttctttgatccattcattcattcattcactctttcattattcgttattcattcattcattcactctGATCAGCTGAAGTTagtgatttgatttgatttatcttaattttgttatttttctgtgatGATGAATGGTTTTGTCTATCCAAATGCTTTGATGGTGTATGGTTTCTGTTTAATTCACCATTTAAATGTTAGTTCAAAATACTCTACTTgttgagttatttatttattcttacacTATACAGTAGTATAGTGTTACTTGAACTACGCAgtttacatttgatttgatttatttaatttatttgctGTTTACTCACTTTATTTAGAGACGTCATACAATAATCGGTtctatttgcatttgcattgacatGACCATTTATCATTCACCATCTACCATTCACAATTTAAGTTATAATTTACTTGTATAAAGGAATGGAGTATTTAGTTAATAATCTTTATGGTTATATTTTAGTGAGCCCACTTTTgcattttgtattctatttcattatagttcatttgttttatgttatattacgttacaatgcattatattacactgCGTTACTTTACATTATTCACATTATGCTGGCCACGGCtttcactttatactttacACTATCTTATTTACttcattcttttaatttcttgtgttacgtatccgtcttggaaatttccttatatgatgttacaaacccttctcaagaaatttccttatatggaatcggatgtgtgcacccgacaccaaccgtcttctagaaaattcgagaccaacgcaaagcaagggcgcggtcctacgggtcacgtagagtcagtccccaccaccctttttactctagtttttgagtataaaaagggtggcgacaagggcacctcgggtctagttgaagtctagaatcagttcgatacacgtcagtacgttctttttcggataatctctgcaacgaggaaactctgcgagatcgggtattcaagtccctttcaagcactcacagtaactatacagtacgttgtcggctgttaagcattattataatcgttgtaatccgcccccgtttgctcgtgttcgtgaaaaccgagaaggattagattcttgcttcgaggaatcgaaactaaactttatttattcaactcatttcaaacgtgcaacctagagttcaattcattgaataccgtgacaattacacacaacaattgtaaggtccggaatagagaataaactcatactagtttaatttacatactattgtacaattatatttactgtccagaaacccactaaggtgtacctttaccgctcgaggtacatcgatcaagttacgagacctaatactaacgcttcctgcggctccctacgttagccatacgtaggttcgtccgcatatcactctcctgaggctccctacgttagccatacgtaggttcgtcctccactctacacctttcctgtggctccctacgttagccatacgtaggttcgtccaccatagccaacctcctggagctccctacgttagccatacgtaggttcgtctccacgtctacttccttaggctcccagtgttaataacaacactggtcaagccattaacaattaccatttacctaaattaagccccggctacgcagccgtcccctccggctcgtaacaaaactggtgacagcggtgggatccactgaataaatatccgtaaggataccgtggatacaactggacttgtattataattgttctatAGGATTTTCGCGTTAAAATGCCAGAAACCAGGCTTTCGGCTGACGAAGTCGCGAATCTTACCTTAACAATGGCTAATTCTATGGCCTTGTTAACACAGCGTAATTGTATTCAATTCGCTACCGCGCCGATACCCACTTTCGATGGCGAGAATCCAGCTTTGTCGGTTTTCGCTCAGAGTGTAGAAAACGGGCTCGCGTTAATACCAGATACGTCGGAAACAGAGTATGTGAGTATCGTGTTGACTAAACTCACCGGTCCGGCGCGGATTAGTATCCAAGATAAACAATTCAACCATGTAACTCAATTGTtacaacatttgaaaaaacgaTACGCTCCTGGGAAGAACTTGGCGTATTTCCAAGCTGAGGTTTCGCGCCTTAAAATCCGTGAGGACGAATCACTAAGGAAGTACATCGACAGAGCCAGCAAACTTGCCCATGGAGCTCGTATCGCGATCCGCGAGAGGTACACGACCAACGTGGATCAGCTCATCAAGGAGAAGGAAATGGACATCTTGGAGAATTTCCTTGAGGGTTTACCGGAGCGTGTGGCCTGGAGAATCGCCGCTCTGGACAAAAAGATTAAAACGTACGAAGCTGTGTTACAAATTGAACGTCGCCTCAAGAACCGACGACAGATTCAGGAGAAGGCATCACCTAGTCGTCGTAGAGAAGAGGATTTTCTCAGCTGGAGACGTCCTCGAGAGAAGGAACACAGGCGTGTGTACCCTCAGTCACCGTTACCCTACCGGCAAAGACCAAGGGATCGCAGCACATCTGGTTCCGAACCGGAGTTCGAAGAACGAGCTTCACGTGCAACGGCGTTGACTTTACGTAAGCATGATTATTCACGCTCTCCAAACCACTCACCGGAGGCGCCAAAATATGACGAGCCGTtcaacaccaaacacgatgtttACGACTTTTATTGCGCAAACTGCAGTACGGTCGGACACGGTTGGAAggattgtgaaaaatcaccTCGCCGCGAAAGACCCCGATTCCAGTATCGAAGGGAGTCACGAGGGAATTTCTCACCTTTGAGGAAACCTTTAAACTCCAACAACGCTCACCCAAACGGCGAGGCGGTGAGCGTACGCAACGAAGATCGCCGGAAAATGGTCCGATTTGCAGACCAGAAGCAGGAAGACGAATCAAGGAAGCACCAACCCCACGCATCAGGATCAAGGTTCTAGaactggaaaaaggaacgggagaatttctaattgatggaGGAGCTTCTGTAAATCTGGTAGTTCTTCATGCTCTAGGAGAAAAGGCCGGAATCACATCGAAGGAAGGTCTTAAAATCGCTGGGCTCGCATCATCTACGATCCGAACCTTGGGAACTACCTgtttgcaaattaatggatctgctacggaattttacgtagtagaggacttgcctatttccgctgatggactcataggaagcccttttttattacaggaagGGGCTGAAATTTCCTATTACCATAAAACCTTGGGAACTCGTAACCAACCTATTAAACCTATATTCTTCAGTAACGCTGAGGAGATGGAACTGCATCCAGTATTGCCAATTAAACATAGATTACCAGGACCCACAGCTCTCCAAATTGCAGTTCCAGTCGCAAATCCGGAGGTTATGGAAGGGTACCTAGCACGAATCAAGACTCCTGAACAGGTCTACATTGGAGAATCAGCAGTCtgcaatcatgatggaatttgcTATGTCCTAGCCACAAACACCGGAGaagacgaaatcgaaatcgacatTGGACCACAACGCATACATCCGTATGAGATTTTTGACTCATCAGATGACGATCCTATTCCTTCGTATCTAGCAAAGGAAACAAAGGAAGACAGAACTACACGTATCCAAGATCTTTTAAGGACCGATCATCTAAACTCTGAAGAACGACAACATGTGTTCAAAATTGTCAGGG
The genomic region above belongs to Osmia bicornis bicornis unplaced genomic scaffold, iOsmBic2.1, whole genome shotgun sequence and contains:
- the LOC123989238 gene encoding uncharacterized protein LOC123989238, producing the protein MANSMALLTQRNCIQFATAPIPTFDGENPALSVFAQSVENGLALIPDTSETEYVSIVLTKLTGPARISIQDKQFNHVTQLLQHLKKRYAPGKNLAYFQAEVSRLKIREDESLRKYIDRASKLAHGARIAIRERYTTNVDQLIKEKEMDILENFLEGLPERVAWRIAALDKKIKTYEAVLQIERRLKNRRQIQEKASPSRRREEDFLSWRRPREKEHRRVYPQSPLPYRQRPRDRSTSGSEPEFEERASRATALTLRKHDYSRSPNHSPEAPKYDEPFNTKHDVYDFYCANCSTVGHGWKDCEKSPRRERPRFQYRRESRGNFSPLRKPLNSNNAHPNGEAEGAEISYYHKTLGTRNQPIKPIFFSNAEEMELHPVLPIKHRLPGPTALQIAVPVANPEVMEGYLARIKTPEQVYIGESAVCNHDGICYVLATNTGEDEIEIDIGPQRIHPYEIFDSSDDDPIPSYLAKETKEDRTTRIQDLLRTDHLNSEERQHVFKIVREFSDRFFLPGDNLGKVPNFHHSIYTTDDIPINTRQYRYPPVHQEEIQRQVGALLSQGIIRPSTSPYNSPLWIVPKKPDADGNKRWRMIEMNPKDRQKTAFTTPHGHFEFVRMPFGLKNAPPTFQRVMNRGIWTYSTD